The Diaminobutyricimonas aerilata nucleotide sequence CCGGCGAAGAGGTCGCGGATCGTGTTGACGATCGAGGTGACCGGCTGGTTCTCGGCGAACCAGCGCACCGGTCCCGGCATGGTGTCGGTGGGCACGAACGCCGAACTGATGAACGGCAGGAAGATCAGCGGATACGAGAACGCACTCGCCCCGTCGACGGTCTTCGCCGAGAGCCCTGCGATCACGGCGACCCAGGTGAGCGCGAGCGTGAACAGCACGAGGATGCCGGCGACGGCGAGCCAGTCGAGCACGTCGGCTCCCGTACGGAACCCCATGATGAAGCTGACGCCGATCACGACGGCGAGGGAGACGAGGTTCGCGACGACCGAGGTCAGCACGTGCGCCCAGAGCACCGACGATCGGGCGATCGGCATCGACTGGAATCGTTCGAAGATGCCGCCCTGCATGTCGAGGAAGAGCCGGTACGCGGTGTAGGCGATCCCCGAGGCGATCGTGATGAGCAGGATGCCCGGCAGCAGGTAGTTCACATACGACTCGGTGCCGGTGTCGATGGCTCCGCCGAAGACGTAGACGAAGAGGAGCATCATCGCGATCGGGGTGACGGCGGTGGTGATGATCGTGTCGGGACTCCGGGCGATGTGACGCAGGGAGCGGCCGGTGAGCACGGCGGTGTCGCCGAGGAAGTGGGTGGTCATCATCGTTCCTTACCTGTCCGAGCGGTCGCCGACCGCGCCCGTGTTGTCGTTGCCGCCGACGACGGCGAAGAAGATCTCCTCGAGCGTCGGCTGCTTCTCCACGTATTCGACCTGCGCGGGAGGCAGCAGCCGCTTGAGTTCCGCGAGGGTGCCGTTCACGATGATCCGGCCCTCGTGGAGGATGCCGATCCGGTCGGCGAGCTGCTCCGCCTCGTCGAGGTACTGCGTGGTGAGCAGCACGGTCGTGCCGCTCGCGGCGAGTTCCTCCACCGCATCCCACACCTCGATGCGCGCCTGCGGGTCGAGACCGGTGGTCGGCTCGTCGAGGAAGATCACCGGCGGATCGCCGATCAGGCTCATCGCGATGTCGAGGCGGCGACGCATGCCGCCGGAGTAGGTGGCCGCCTTGCGTCCGCCGGCCTCGGTGAGCGAGAACCGCTCGAGCAGGTCGTCGGCGATCTTCTGCGGGTTCTTGAGGTGCCGCAGCTTGGCGACGAGCACCAGGTTCTCCCGGCCGGTGAGCACTTCGTCCACCGCCGCGAACTGCCCGGTGAGGCTGATCGACTGGCGCACGTCGTCGGCTTGGGTCGTGATGTCGTATCCGTTCACGCGGGCGCTGCCGGCGTCGGCCGTGAGCAACGTCGAGAGGATGCGCACCGCGGTCGTCTTGCCGGCCCCGTTCGAGCCGAGCAGGGCGAAGATGCTGCCCCGCGCCACGTCGAAGTCCACTCCGCGCAGCACCTTGAGGTCCTTGTACGACTTCTCCAGCCCGGTGACCTGGATGGCCGTGGTCATCGCGGTGTTCATGCGTCCGCTCCCTTCGCACCCTCGGCCTCGGCGGCGTCGATCGCCTTCCGCAGGCGCTCGCGCTCCTTGTTGATCCAGTGCTTGCCGGTGTACGCCTGCGTGAAGTTCTGGGCGAACTCGACCGGGTCGTCGCCCACGATCTCGCGGACCGGCGTGCCGTCCACGGCGGCGCGCTCCCACAGGTCGGCGAAGTCGTCGAACATGCGGAGCATGGTGGCGCCGTCCTCCGGTGCGCCCTCGTGCCAGAAGTACCGCTGAAGCGCCTTCGCGGCGCCGGCATACGGCTGCGGGAGGGCTTCGATGCGGGCTTCGTACTTCTTGAATCGCTTCTTCTGCTCGATCGACCCGGCGAGGGCCTCGATCCATTTCGCTGCCATGATCAGTTCTTCCCTTCGAGGTTCTGCTGGTGGAGCTGTTCGATGCGTTCGGCGAGGAAGCCCCATGTGCTCCAGAACTCCTCGAGCTGGGTGCGGCCCTGCGTGTTGAGGGAGTAGACCTTGCGCGGCGGGCCCTTCTCGGAGGGCACCTTCTCGACGTCCACGAGTCCGCGCTGCTCGATGCGCACGAGCAACGCGTAGACGGTGCCCTCGGCGAGATCCGAGAAACCGTGCTCCCGCAGACGCGCGGTGATCTCGTATCCGTACGCCGGATTCGCGGCGAGGATCGCGAGCACGATCCCCTCGAGGGTGCCCTTGAGCATCTCCGTCATCTGATTGCCCATGCATCACCCGATCTACTCAGCGTTACTGACTACTGGTAGAAAGTAACACTAGGTACTGGTACTTAGCAATAGCGAGTTCTGCCGGATAGCCTGACCCGCGAGAGGGAGGTCACCGCATGCTGATCCGTCACCGTGGTGCTGCACCGGACATCCACCCGTCGGCGTATGTCGCACCGTCAGCGGTGCTGGTCGGGAACGTGCGGATCGGCGCCGGCGCCCGCATCCTGCACGGCGCCGTGCTGAACGCGGAGGACGGGGTCGTCGTCGTGGGCGACGACACGGTGGTCATGGAGAACGCCCTCATCCGCGGGCGCGACGGGCACGCCGCGAGCATCGGCTCCGCGGTGATGGTCGGACCGCACGCCCACGTCAACGGCAGCACCGTCGAGGACGAGGCGTTCATCGCGACCGGCGCCGCTCTGTTCCCCGGCAGCATCATCGGCACCGGCGCGGAAGTGCGCATCAACGCCGTCGTGCAGGTGAACACCGTCGTCGCGGCAGGCGCGGTCGTGCCGATCGGCTGGGTCGCCGTCGGCGACCCGGCGGCCATCCTGCCGCCCGAACGGCACGACGACATCTGGGCGATCCAGCGAGAGCTCGACTTCACCGGCACCGTCTATGGAGCGGACTCCTCGGTGGGCATGCGGGAACTGATGCGCCGGCAGTCCGCCTACTACGGCGCCCACCGCGACGATGAGGTCATCGACCGCTGAGCTGCGTCGCGCGCTGCCCTTCCCGCCTGGGACCGCCCAGCGTGCTCTGTCGTGAATCGCGACGGCTCGCCTAGGGTCGAGGACATGCCGCATCTCGACGTCGACGGGGCCTCGCTGTACTACGAGACCGCCGGGGATCCCGCCGCGCCCGCTCTGCTCCTCATCCACGCCGGGATCGCGAACCTGCGGATGTGGGACCCGATCGTGCCGGCGCTCGCCGCCGACCACCACGTCATCCGCTTCGACACCCGCGGCTTCGGGCAGACCGCGACGCAGAACGTCGGCTTCTCCGACCGCGCCGACGCCCTGTCGGTGCTCGACGCGCTCGACGTGCACAAGGCGACGGTCATCGGCGCCTCCCGCGGCGGTGGCATCGCGATCGACCTCGCGCTCGAATCGCCCGGCCGCGTACGCGGGCTCGTCACCGTCGGCTCCGGACCGAGCGGATTCCCCGAGCTCGACATGACCGACCGCGAGGACGAGCTGTTCGACGAGATCGACGTCGCGTTCGAAGCGCGCGACTGGGAACGGATGCTCCGCCTCGAAGCGGCCGTGTGGGACTTCGGCCCGGAACGCGACCCCGCCACCCTCGACCCCGCGTTCGTCGAGACGGCGTACGCGCTCAACCTCGCGAACCTGCCGCACGTCGAGGAGAACCCCACGCCCGTGCGGCTCGATCCGCCCGCGTACGACCGGCTCAGCGACATCACCGTGCCGGCGCTCGTGATCGTCGGCGAGTACGACCTCTCGCCGGTGCTCGCGGAGAGCGAGTTCCTCGCGAGCAACCTGCCCGACGCCGACACCGTGCGGTTCCGCAACGCGGCCCACCTGCCGAGCGTCGAGCATCCGGGGGAGTTCACGCGGGTCGTGCGCGATTGGCTGGGTCAGCGGGGGCTCTAGAGCTGCGCACGTGCGCGGATCGTGCGTCGACGCAAGATCCGTGCGCCGAACGCAACTTCCCCGGGTGACGTCGTCCGTAGGCTCGGGAGTGAAAGGAGGCGTCATGACATCGCTCACCCCCGCCCCGTCCATCATCGGAGAACCGGAGGTCGTCGAGGACGCCTCCACGACCGTCGCCCTCACCGCCGCCGAGCTCTCGACCCACCCGGCCTGGCTCGACCTCAAGGCCGCTGCGGTCGCCATCCGCCCCCTGCAGCAGAAGGACGGTGCGATCCCGGATGCGGCGACCCACGTCGAGGCCGAGGCGCTCGTCGTACGGATCGCCGCCGCCCTGCGCACCCTCGCGCCGCTGCTGCAGCACGACACCGAGTACCTCGAGGCGGCCGGGACCGACTTCGAGCGCTGGGCCGCCGACGGGTTCGGCGTGCCCGACTTCCACGACGCGCTCGTCGCGTTCCGCCCCGAGCTCACCCGCGCCGACGGCATCCCGCACGTCGTCGTCTTCCCGATGTACACGCAGAACGGCAGCACCGATCGGCTCGTCGAGGCCGTGCTGATCGAGGTCATCTGGCCGGAGTTCGTC carries:
- a CDS encoding ABC transporter permease, which translates into the protein MTTHFLGDTAVLTGRSLRHIARSPDTIITTAVTPIAMMLLFVYVFGGAIDTGTESYVNYLLPGILLITIASGIAYTAYRLFLDMQGGIFERFQSMPIARSSVLWAHVLTSVVANLVSLAVVIGVSFIMGFRTGADVLDWLAVAGILVLFTLALTWVAVIAGLSAKTVDGASAFSYPLIFLPFISSAFVPTDTMPGPVRWFAENQPVTSIVNTIRDLFAGQPAGSGIWIALAWMTGILLVAYVFATLSYRRKTA
- a CDS encoding ABC transporter ATP-binding protein gives rise to the protein MNTAMTTAIQVTGLEKSYKDLKVLRGVDFDVARGSIFALLGSNGAGKTTAVRILSTLLTADAGSARVNGYDITTQADDVRQSISLTGQFAAVDEVLTGRENLVLVAKLRHLKNPQKIADDLLERFSLTEAGGRKAATYSGGMRRRLDIAMSLIGDPPVIFLDEPTTGLDPQARIEVWDAVEELAASGTTVLLTTQYLDEAEQLADRIGILHEGRIIVNGTLAELKRLLPPAQVEYVEKQPTLEEIFFAVVGGNDNTGAVGDRSDR
- a CDS encoding DUF1048 domain-containing protein, with protein sequence MAAKWIEALAGSIEQKKRFKKYEARIEALPQPYAGAAKALQRYFWHEGAPEDGATMLRMFDDFADLWERAAVDGTPVREIVGDDPVEFAQNFTQAYTGKHWINKERERLRKAIDAAEAEGAKGADA
- a CDS encoding PadR family transcriptional regulator, producing MGNQMTEMLKGTLEGIVLAILAANPAYGYEITARLREHGFSDLAEGTVYALLVRIEQRGLVDVEKVPSEKGPPRKVYSLNTQGRTQLEEFWSTWGFLAERIEQLHQQNLEGKN
- a CDS encoding gamma carbonic anhydrase family protein, producing the protein MLIRHRGAAPDIHPSAYVAPSAVLVGNVRIGAGARILHGAVLNAEDGVVVVGDDTVVMENALIRGRDGHAASIGSAVMVGPHAHVNGSTVEDEAFIATGAALFPGSIIGTGAEVRINAVVQVNTVVAAGAVVPIGWVAVGDPAAILPPERHDDIWAIQRELDFTGTVYGADSSVGMRELMRRQSAYYGAHRDDEVIDR
- a CDS encoding alpha/beta fold hydrolase, with protein sequence MPHLDVDGASLYYETAGDPAAPALLLIHAGIANLRMWDPIVPALAADHHVIRFDTRGFGQTATQNVGFSDRADALSVLDALDVHKATVIGASRGGGIAIDLALESPGRVRGLVTVGSGPSGFPELDMTDREDELFDEIDVAFEARDWERMLRLEAAVWDFGPERDPATLDPAFVETAYALNLANLPHVEENPTPVRLDPPAYDRLSDITVPALVIVGEYDLSPVLAESEFLASNLPDADTVRFRNAAHLPSVEHPGEFTRVVRDWLGQRGL